From Chryseobacterium sp. H1D6B, a single genomic window includes:
- a CDS encoding 3-oxoacyl-ACP synthase III family protein, whose product MTSKIIGVGSYLPSEIIPNPFFQDHRFFDEKGNELMQDNATIAKKLIEITGITERKYASNAFVASDLGFFAAQEAIKNAKVDPEKIDYLICAQNFGDVPYGKNQSDAVPSLASRIKHHLKIKNNYCVAYDVLFGCPGWIEGMIQAHTFIKAGIAKTCLVIGTETLSRVCDAHDRDSMIFSDGAGAVIIQETHDDYGIKAHLSASFTLNEMDYLGFGRSYNTEDQSGTKYIKMRGRKIYEFALSNVPQAMKKCLDDSGYKINELSKILIHQANEKMDEEIVKRFYKLYNTEVPENIMPMIISKLGNSSVATVPTLLSMILNNELPKHHIKKDDIILFASVGAGMNINAIVYKF is encoded by the coding sequence ATGACAAGTAAAATTATTGGTGTGGGAAGTTACTTACCTTCAGAAATTATACCCAATCCATTTTTTCAGGATCACAGGTTTTTTGATGAGAAAGGCAATGAATTAATGCAGGATAATGCTACAATTGCAAAAAAACTTATAGAAATCACTGGGATTACAGAAAGAAAATATGCGTCAAACGCATTTGTTGCATCCGACTTGGGTTTTTTCGCAGCTCAGGAAGCTATAAAAAATGCTAAAGTCGACCCGGAAAAAATAGATTATCTTATTTGTGCTCAAAATTTTGGAGATGTTCCTTATGGAAAAAATCAATCTGATGCAGTTCCAAGTTTAGCCTCAAGAATTAAACATCATCTAAAAATTAAAAATAATTACTGCGTTGCCTATGATGTTTTATTCGGATGTCCCGGCTGGATCGAAGGGATGATCCAAGCCCATACTTTTATCAAAGCGGGGATAGCAAAAACGTGCCTGGTCATAGGTACAGAAACATTATCAAGAGTTTGTGATGCACATGACCGGGATAGTATGATTTTTTCAGATGGTGCAGGGGCTGTAATAATTCAGGAAACTCATGATGATTACGGCATCAAGGCACATTTGTCAGCTTCTTTCACATTAAATGAAATGGATTACCTCGGTTTCGGAAGATCATACAATACAGAAGATCAATCAGGAACAAAGTACATTAAAATGAGAGGAAGAAAGATCTATGAATTTGCACTCTCAAATGTTCCTCAAGCGATGAAAAAATGCCTTGATGACAGCGGTTACAAAATTAATGAATTGAGTAAAATATTAATCCATCAGGCTAATGAAAAAATGGATGAAGAAATTGTAAAGCGATTTTATAAATTATATAATACCGAAGTACCGGAAAACATTATGCCGATGATCATAAGTAAATTAGGAAACAGCAGCGTAGCAACAGTGCCAACGTTACTGTCAATGATTTTAAATAATGAGCTCCCAAAGCATCATATTAAGAAAGATGATATCATCTTATTTGCGTCTGTTGGTGCAGGAATGAACATTAATGCAATTGTATATAAATTTTAG
- a CDS encoding response regulator, translating into MKKKIVLIQDNETILNIMDEVLTEEGYDVTPSLTAVSTKEIDEIDPDVVIVDDYIKGKKKGSEVIEELKSDPETEDLSAVLTSTSPDLPKKAKECKADDFIEKPFDINNMIEVVKKILSSC; encoded by the coding sequence ATGAAGAAGAAAATTGTTCTTATTCAGGATAATGAAACAATTCTGAATATAATGGATGAGGTTTTGACGGAGGAAGGTTATGACGTTACTCCATCTTTAACTGCAGTGTCCACTAAAGAAATTGATGAGATTGATCCTGACGTTGTCATTGTAGATGATTACATCAAAGGAAAAAAGAAAGGATCGGAAGTAATCGAAGAATTAAAATCTGATCCTGAAACAGAAGATCTATCAGCAGTCCTGACCTCCACATCTCCCGATTTACCCAAAAAGGCAAAAGAATGCAAAGCTGATGACTTTATAGAAAAACCATTCGATATCAACAATATGATAGAAGTGGTTAAAAAAATTCTTAGTAGTTGCTAA
- the dnaE gene encoding DNA polymerase III subunit alpha — MFLNCHSYHSLRYGTIPIEDLVQQAVDLNIRTLALTDINTVTGIYDFYKLCQEKGIKPIVGVDVRVENEQHYVCLAKNPKGIAEVNRLLTNYNCEGMEIPKANPELKDSFVIYPLTNIPEKLLEHEFIGIRQDELNFLVRPELKRLIERMVILHPVTFSGTEKYELHKILRAIDGNTLISKLSENDHCKESETFVDKRQLLGQYQLYPQIIENTKHLVNACSFDFDFSTPKNKKHFTDSRENDFKLLRELAYEGLTKRYPDGDSDAKARMEKELGVIHQLNFCSYFLITWDIIQYSNRMGFMHMGRGSGANSIISYCIGITDICPLELDLYFERFLNLNRKTPPDFDIDWSWQTRDIILAYIFKKYGKDHVAFCGTNVEFKYRSIFREVGKAFGLPKDELDVLAGKPIDQHNDNSVFRLVHYYGKMLEKYPNQRSMHSCGILISEEPITNYSALEMPPKGFPIVQFDMHTAEDIGLEKFDILSQRGLGTIKDTVDLIKEKKGIIVDIKDTTLSKDEAKCNEFLSIGKTIGCFYIESPAMRGLLRRLKCDNYKVLVAASSIIRPGVAQSGMMREYIFRHNNPTKFEYFHDVFKKELGETYGIMVYQEDVIKIALHFGGLSAADGDVLRRAMSGKGRSLSALQKVKDHFFESCQELGHPEQLSKEVYRQIESFAGYSFCKAHSASYAVESYQSLYLKVYYPIEFMVCAINNGGGFYRTEVYVHEAKMSGATINNPCVNLSEFQATVYGTDVYLGLMLIENLEGRVAQMIPEERKKNGDYTTLENFVKRIPIGIETLQVLIFVGALRFTGKQKHELLIEARFLMSGNKPDNKQLTLIEEPQKEYQLPKIERDPFEDAFDEIEILGFPVSFSPFDLLQTRYRGTVMSKDLTKYHKQQVKMLAYLISRKHVPTKRGAMFFGTWIDAEGDYFDTAHFPNCLEQYPFQGGGCYLLLGTVEVDFHFPTITIHKMAKMPFIPDPRYSMDQSKSLETARTLKEDVSMTQRQPYPQEQEINLPRHKMEL, encoded by the coding sequence ATGTTTCTCAACTGCCATTCCTATCACAGTCTCAGATACGGAACCATTCCCATTGAGGATCTGGTCCAGCAGGCTGTTGATCTTAATATCAGGACATTAGCCCTGACAGACATTAATACAGTCACAGGGATCTATGATTTTTACAAACTTTGTCAGGAAAAAGGCATTAAACCGATCGTCGGGGTCGATGTTCGGGTTGAAAATGAGCAGCACTACGTATGCCTGGCTAAAAATCCCAAAGGAATCGCAGAGGTGAACCGGCTTTTGACCAATTATAATTGTGAAGGAATGGAGATCCCTAAAGCTAATCCTGAACTGAAGGATAGTTTTGTGATCTATCCCTTAACAAATATTCCTGAAAAACTTTTGGAACATGAATTTATCGGTATCAGGCAGGATGAATTGAATTTCCTGGTAAGGCCTGAACTGAAAAGACTGATCGAGAGGATGGTCATTCTGCATCCCGTGACATTTAGTGGCACTGAAAAATATGAACTGCATAAAATTTTAAGAGCCATCGATGGAAATACGTTGATCAGTAAACTTTCAGAAAATGACCATTGTAAAGAAAGCGAGACCTTTGTTGACAAGAGGCAGCTTTTAGGTCAATATCAACTCTATCCGCAGATCATTGAGAATACAAAACATCTCGTTAATGCATGCAGTTTTGATTTTGACTTTTCTACACCTAAAAATAAAAAGCATTTTACGGACAGCAGGGAAAATGATTTTAAGCTGTTGAGGGAACTTGCCTATGAAGGATTGACAAAAAGATATCCCGATGGTGATTCCGATGCTAAAGCAAGGATGGAAAAGGAATTGGGAGTCATTCACCAACTTAACTTCTGTTCCTATTTCCTGATCACCTGGGATATCATTCAATACAGCAACAGGATGGGCTTTATGCATATGGGTAGAGGGAGTGGAGCAAACTCGATCATCAGTTATTGTATAGGAATTACAGACATCTGTCCTCTGGAACTGGATCTTTATTTTGAACGTTTTTTGAACCTCAACCGTAAAACACCACCCGACTTTGACATTGACTGGAGCTGGCAGACAAGAGATATTATCTTGGCGTACATTTTCAAAAAATATGGAAAGGATCATGTGGCTTTTTGTGGAACTAACGTCGAATTTAAATACAGGTCGATCTTTCGCGAGGTCGGGAAAGCATTTGGATTGCCTAAGGATGAGTTGGATGTGTTAGCCGGAAAACCAATAGACCAGCACAATGATAACTCCGTGTTCAGATTAGTACATTACTATGGAAAAATGTTGGAAAAATATCCCAATCAGAGAAGTATGCATTCCTGCGGAATCTTGATCTCAGAAGAACCGATCACTAATTATTCTGCATTGGAAATGCCACCCAAAGGATTTCCGATCGTACAATTTGATATGCACACCGCAGAAGATATCGGTCTGGAAAAGTTTGACATCCTTTCCCAAAGAGGCTTGGGAACAATCAAGGACACTGTTGATCTGATCAAAGAAAAAAAAGGGATTATCGTCGATATCAAAGATACTACCCTGTCAAAAGATGAAGCTAAGTGCAATGAATTCCTTAGCATTGGCAAGACCATAGGATGCTTTTACATAGAGAGTCCCGCCATGCGTGGATTATTGAGAAGACTGAAATGTGACAATTACAAAGTATTGGTTGCCGCCTCCTCTATTATCCGTCCCGGCGTGGCTCAGAGTGGAATGATGCGGGAATATATTTTCAGGCATAATAATCCGACAAAGTTCGAGTATTTCCACGATGTCTTTAAGAAAGAGCTTGGAGAGACCTACGGTATTATGGTCTATCAGGAAGACGTGATCAAAATTGCCCTGCACTTTGGTGGCCTTTCTGCTGCCGATGGCGATGTCCTTCGAAGAGCCATGAGCGGAAAAGGCCGTTCGCTCTCCGCATTACAAAAAGTAAAGGACCATTTCTTTGAATCCTGTCAAGAATTGGGGCATCCTGAACAATTGTCTAAAGAAGTCTATCGGCAAATCGAATCATTTGCAGGATATTCTTTCTGTAAGGCACATTCAGCCTCTTACGCTGTAGAGAGTTATCAGAGTTTATACCTGAAGGTCTACTACCCGATAGAGTTTATGGTCTGTGCCATCAACAACGGTGGTGGATTTTACAGAACTGAAGTTTATGTACACGAAGCAAAAATGTCGGGCGCAACCATTAACAATCCGTGTGTCAATCTCAGCGAGTTTCAGGCTACAGTATATGGCACCGATGTTTATCTAGGCTTGATGTTAATTGAGAATTTAGAAGGAAGAGTAGCACAGATGATTCCTGAAGAAAGAAAAAAGAATGGCGATTATACTACTTTGGAAAACTTTGTTAAAAGAATTCCGATTGGTATAGAAACTTTGCAAGTATTGATCTTTGTTGGTGCGTTGCGGTTTACAGGTAAACAAAAGCACGAACTGTTGATCGAGGCGAGATTTCTGATGTCAGGAAACAAACCAGATAATAAACAGCTTACGCTTATAGAAGAGCCACAAAAAGAATATCAGCTTCCTAAAATAGAAAGAGATCCATTTGAAGACGCTTTTGACGAGATCGAGATCTTGGGATTTCCTGTGTCCTTCAGTCCTTTCGATTTATTACAGACCAGATATCGTGGAACGGTCATGTCTAAGGATCTTACCAAATATCATAAGCAGCAGGTGAAAATGCTGGCCTATCTGATTTCCAGAAAGCATGTACCAACCAAAAGGGGAGCCATGTTTTTCGGAACGTGGATCGACGCGGAAGGCGACTACTTTGATACGGCACATTTTCCAAACTGTTTAGAACAATATCCTTTTCAAGGTGGTGGCTGTTATCTTTTGTTGGGAACAGTCGAAGTTGATTTTCACTTCCCTACCATCACAATTCATAAAATGGCCAAGATGCCTTTCATACCAGACCCAAGATATTCAATGGATCAATCTAAATCATTAGAGACAGCGAGAACATTGAAGGAGGACGTCAGTATGACTCAGAGACAACCTTATCCACAGGAACAAGAGATCAATTTACCAAGGCACAAAATGGAGTTGTGA
- the dinB gene encoding DNA polymerase IV: MERAIAHMDLDTFFVSCERLKNSVLEKQPVIIGGGDRGVVASCSYEVRKFGVRSAMPIKMALRLCPEAKVIKGDMEYYSNMSHIVTEVIQEKVPVLEKASIDEFYLDLSGMDQFFGCFQWTNEIVDAVTKNTGLPISFALSTNKTVSKIGTGESKPTGRFEVKEANIQNFLNPLSIKKIPMVGPETFNLFSRLGVKTIKTLSEMPIDVLNQLIGKNGTVLWKKAHGIDETPVIPYSERKSISTEDTFSQDTIDIQNIRSILSGMVEKLAFQLRQEKWLTSTVTVKIRYSNFDTETKQCRIPYTSADHTLLRYVLELFKKVYTRRMRIRLIGIRFTGLVHGCHQMDLFEDTEELISLYQTMDRIKNRFGVSSVGRASGFLNK, from the coding sequence ATGGAAAGAGCAATTGCACATATGGATCTGGACACCTTTTTTGTTTCCTGTGAACGGCTGAAAAACTCTGTACTGGAGAAACAGCCTGTGATCATCGGAGGTGGGGATCGTGGTGTGGTAGCTTCTTGCTCATATGAAGTTCGGAAATTTGGGGTGCGCTCGGCAATGCCAATTAAGATGGCTTTGAGGTTATGTCCGGAAGCTAAAGTGATCAAGGGTGATATGGAATATTACTCCAATATGTCGCATATTGTGACCGAGGTCATTCAGGAAAAAGTACCGGTGTTGGAAAAAGCCAGTATCGATGAATTTTATCTTGACCTTTCAGGAATGGATCAGTTTTTTGGCTGTTTTCAATGGACAAATGAAATTGTCGATGCCGTCACAAAAAATACAGGCTTACCAATCAGCTTTGCTTTATCCACCAATAAGACGGTCTCAAAGATCGGAACAGGTGAATCGAAGCCTACGGGAAGATTTGAAGTGAAAGAGGCCAATATCCAAAATTTTTTAAATCCGCTGTCCATCAAAAAAATTCCAATGGTCGGACCTGAAACATTCAACCTGTTTTCAAGATTGGGTGTCAAGACCATAAAGACGCTGTCTGAAATGCCCATTGATGTGCTGAACCAGCTGATCGGAAAGAACGGAACCGTCCTTTGGAAAAAAGCCCACGGTATTGATGAGACACCCGTAATCCCTTACTCTGAAAGAAAATCAATATCAACGGAAGATACATTTTCCCAGGATACCATTGATATTCAGAATATCAGAAGCATTCTATCCGGAATGGTAGAAAAGCTTGCCTTTCAGTTGAGGCAGGAAAAATGGCTGACCTCGACCGTTACCGTCAAGATAAGGTATTCGAATTTTGATACGGAGACCAAACAATGCAGGATACCCTATACTTCTGCAGACCATACCCTTCTCAGATATGTCCTTGAATTGTTCAAGAAGGTCTATACCAGAAGAATGAGAATAAGACTGATAGGAATCCGGTTTACCGGTCTTGTTCACGGTTGTCATCAGATGGATCTCTTTGAAGACACAGAAGAACTGATCTCCCTTTATCAGACGATGGATAGGATCAAAAACAGGTTCGGAGTTTCCAGCGTGGGCCGGGCATCCGGTTTTTTAAATAAATAA
- a CDS encoding LexA family transcriptional regulator, translated as MSIFSENIRLLRHKKNLSQQSFAESLGMSRVRYSKYEDGRSEAPYEILIRISKFFNVSIDLLLTLDISKYPVDNMMKLPENRVVLPITVDSEGENFIEIVPQKASMGYLKGFSDADYIDKLSRMKLPFLKNGKYRAFLADGDSMPPFADGSYIIGEYIEQLTDLKPGKEYIFVTSDGITYKTLVKQTKKSVIVSADNTFYEPYEIPLENVFEVWKYVRGILPENYKPGKTNETYINTVLQELKTSIKELDDKVSSIK; from the coding sequence ATGTCAATATTTTCAGAAAACATCAGGCTTCTAAGGCATAAGAAAAATTTATCTCAACAGAGCTTTGCAGAAAGTCTAGGGATGAGTAGAGTGCGGTATTCAAAATACGAAGACGGGCGTTCAGAGGCACCTTACGAGATCCTGATCAGGATCTCCAAATTCTTCAATGTGAGCATCGATCTGCTGCTGACCTTGGATATCAGTAAATACCCGGTGGACAATATGATGAAGCTACCGGAGAACAGGGTGGTATTGCCGATCACCGTAGATTCTGAGGGGGAGAATTTTATCGAGATCGTACCACAGAAAGCATCGATGGGTTATCTGAAAGGTTTCAGTGATGCAGATTATATTGATAAGCTTTCCCGAATGAAACTTCCCTTTTTGAAGAATGGAAAATACAGGGCTTTTCTGGCGGATGGTGATTCGATGCCTCCTTTTGCAGACGGTTCTTATATAATAGGTGAATACATAGAACAATTGACAGACCTGAAACCCGGCAAGGAATATATTTTCGTCACTTCAGATGGCATCACCTACAAAACATTGGTCAAGCAAACCAAAAAGTCGGTAATCGTCTCGGCAGACAATACATTTTATGAGCCTTACGAGATCCCTCTTGAAAATGTTTTTGAGGTATGGAAATATGTGCGTGGGATCCTGCCTGAAAATTATAAACCGGGAAAGACCAACGAGACCTATATCAATACAGTGTTGCAGGAACTTAAAACCAGTATTAAGGAACTTGATGATAAGGTTTCATCCATTAAATAA
- a CDS encoding alpha-ketoglutarate-dependent dioxygenase AlkB — translation MQLSLFDTEEFYEFPKDLLEYKENFLGTEEADQLKDHLLQTAPWEQRTQKMYDKTIITPRLTVWYGDDKKSYESADNNTSGTNPWTSELLALKERIEQEFGYRFNGVLLNLYRDNNDSVAWHRDKESRYGKRPVIASISLGQTRNFDFRKKDHHQSKYSLPLPNGSLLIMKGDLQENWEHRIAKSTIPMKERVNLTFRLISEL, via the coding sequence ATGCAGCTAAGTTTATTTGATACAGAAGAATTTTACGAGTTTCCAAAAGACCTTTTGGAGTACAAAGAAAATTTCCTGGGCACGGAAGAGGCGGATCAGTTAAAAGACCATCTGCTTCAAACAGCTCCATGGGAACAGCGTACTCAGAAGATGTATGATAAGACAATCATAACACCACGACTGACCGTCTGGTATGGTGATGACAAAAAATCTTACGAATCGGCTGATAATAATACATCAGGTACCAATCCCTGGACTTCGGAGTTGCTGGCATTAAAAGAAAGAATTGAACAAGAATTCGGTTATAGGTTCAATGGGGTTCTATTAAACCTCTATCGGGACAACAATGATTCAGTGGCCTGGCACAGGGATAAGGAAAGCCGGTATGGAAAACGTCCTGTCATCGCGTCCATCAGTCTCGGACAGACCAGGAACTTTGATTTTAGAAAAAAAGACCATCATCAGAGCAAATACAGCCTGCCGCTTCCAAACGGTTCATTGCTCATTATGAAAGGTGACCTTCAGGAAAACTGGGAACACCGGATCGCCAAATCTACAATACCCATGAAGGAACGTGTTAACCTAACGTTCCGATTGATCAGTGAACTATAG